The following are from one region of the Salmo trutta chromosome 20, fSalTru1.1, whole genome shotgun sequence genome:
- the mab21l3 gene encoding protein mab-21-like 3, whose product MPDFSEEGLDHYLLNQVDLRHRTVGRRVEEVLTVLRDLTTEVSKKDGRFQSIAHAGVNNENIKDQPAMVSKWAALLRGRCSFNPAIQVLTSSLVLVSVPVRGLIGYHEHVARQWRYYSLTGSILPTPVREPEKLHQWLELESFTSPAQDWQDAKVCVEGDIVPAKVVSLFREQLETAILTCSFSGKVSILESVGSVVRVAIETAEGVMEAELVPTVELINYWPKKARWPRLLHRWPTTERARCIKSFGFNLMATSNYHWLLSFSRAEQALLVAVDEDGGCRRKCYRVVRQLKEDTWCPGTKPVITAFHLQTLLFWCCEKFPCGRDWRCAKECVLRVARKLLKCVSQRYLRHYFVRSYNLLKYSNTTELDHTAQKINDFIANPSLYVH is encoded by the exons ATGCCAGACTTTTCTGAGGAAGGGCTGGACCACTACCTACTGAATCAA gtggaccTGCGGCACCGTACAGTCGGCAGGCGTGTTGAGGAGGTTCTGACTGTGCTCAGAGATCTGACCACTGAGGTCAGCAAGAAAGACGGACGCTTCCAGTCCATCGCCCATGCTGGAGTCAACAACGAGAACATCAAG gaccAGCCTGCCATGGTGTCTAAATGGGCAGCCCTCCTGAGAGGCAGATGTTCCTTCAACCCAGCCATCCAG gtcctGACTTCCAGCCTGGTTTTGGTCAGTGTTCCGGTGAGGGGGTTGATTGGATATCATGAGCATGTGGCTCGTCAGTGGAGATACTATTCTCTGACTGGCTCCATTCTCCCCACTCCTGTCCGCGAGCCAGAGAAACTCCACCAATGGCTGGAGCTGGAGAGCTTCACAAGCCCTGCCCAGGACTGGCAG GATGCCAAAGTGTGTGTTGAGGGAGACATTGTACCGGCCAAGGTGGTCAGTCTCTTCAGAGAACAACTAGAGACCGCCATACTGACCTGCAGCTTCAGTG GTAAGGTCAGCATCTTGGAGTCTGTGGGTTCGGTAGTGCGTGTTGCCATAGAGACGGCGGAGGGTGTAATGGAGGCAGAACTTGTTCCCACTGTGGAGCTGATCAACTATTGGCCGAAGAAGGCCCGCTGGCCCCGCCTTCTGCACCGCTGGCCAACCACAGAGAGAGCTCGCTGCATCAAG tCGTTTGGGTTTAACCTCATGGCAACGTCTAATTACCACTGGCTGTTGTCGTTCTCACGGGCGGAGCAGGCGTTGCTAGTGGCCGTTGATGAGGACGGTGGTTGCCGTAGGAAGTGTTACCGTGTGGTCAGGCAGCTGAAGGAGGACACCTGGTGTCCCGGCACCAAGCCTGTCATCACAGCCTTCCACCTGCAG ACTCTGTTGTTCTGGTGCTGTGAGAAGTTTCCATGTGGGCGTGACTGGCGCTGTGCAAAGGAGTGTGTGCTGCGTGTAGCCAGGAAGCTGTTGAAGTGTGTGAGCCAGCGCTACCTGAGACACTACTTTGTCCGCTCCTACAACCTGCTGAAGTACAGCAACACCACAGAGTTAGACCACACAGCCCAGAAGATCAATGACTTTATAGCCAACCCCAGCCTCTATGTCCACTAA